In Allomuricauda ruestringensis DSM 13258, the following proteins share a genomic window:
- a CDS encoding site-specific integrase produces the protein MAASLQIILRKKPNKTGECPLAIRITKNRRSTYKYIGLRIRKEFWDDKKKRVKKTHPDSKKLNKLIKARIREAKKGMVALQTKDKDASVHYMKKEIYRAKRKLSFFEFAQEHLDEAELAGKHGRFIAESAYTSYILKFCKTKGLTFNDIDERFLKRFKIYLRKKHSLKEVSVMNVLVYIRLLYNKAIREGIVKRKHYPFGAGKVKIKFPESEKIGLTTEEILTIERLTDLTELEIHARNVWLYCFYFAGIRVSDAFRTRWSDIRDGRLYYRMSKNSKLLSLKIPEKVYPILDYYKKEKRDANDFIFPEMKGVDLTDSKKVYNRLRNGNSKLNIRLKSIAEKAKIDKKLTMHIARHSFGNIAGDNIHPLMLQKLYRHSDLKTTINYQSSFIHKEADDALDKVINF, from the coding sequence ACGGGTGAGTGCCCTCTTGCGATTAGAATAACAAAAAATCGCCGTTCCACATACAAATATATTGGACTACGTATAAGAAAAGAATTTTGGGACGATAAAAAGAAGAGGGTAAAAAAGACTCATCCAGATTCCAAAAAATTGAACAAGCTTATAAAGGCCAGGATTAGGGAGGCCAAAAAAGGGATGGTGGCCCTCCAAACAAAGGACAAGGATGCCTCAGTCCATTATATGAAGAAAGAAATTTATCGAGCTAAAAGAAAGCTTAGTTTCTTCGAGTTTGCCCAAGAACATTTGGATGAAGCTGAATTAGCGGGAAAACATGGAAGGTTCATCGCTGAATCAGCCTATACAAGCTACATCTTGAAGTTCTGCAAAACCAAAGGATTGACTTTTAATGATATTGATGAACGGTTTCTAAAGAGGTTTAAAATTTATCTCAGAAAAAAACATTCATTAAAAGAGGTCAGTGTCATGAACGTCCTAGTTTACATTAGACTTCTTTACAACAAGGCCATTCGGGAAGGAATTGTCAAAAGAAAACATTACCCCTTTGGGGCCGGCAAGGTCAAAATCAAATTCCCTGAAAGCGAAAAAATCGGTCTTACCACTGAAGAGATCTTAACAATAGAAAGATTAACAGATCTAACTGAACTGGAAATCCATGCCAGAAATGTTTGGCTCTACTGTTTTTATTTCGCGGGAATCAGGGTATCAGACGCTTTTAGGACTCGTTGGAGTGATATTAGAGATGGGAGACTTTACTATAGAATGAGTAAAAACTCGAAACTGCTCAGTCTAAAAATCCCAGAGAAGGTATATCCCATTCTGGATTATTACAAAAAAGAGAAACGAGACGCCAATGATTTCATTTTTCCAGAAATGAAAGGTGTTGATCTAACAGACTCCAAAAAAGTATACAATAGACTCAGAAACGGTAATTCAAAACTCAATATCAGGCTAAAATCAATTGCTGAAAAGGCTAAAATCGATAAAAAACTAACTATGCACATAGCCAGGCATAGCTTTGGTAATATAGCAGGAGACAACATACATCCGCTCATGCTCCAAAAACTGTATCGTCATAGTGACTTAAAGACGACCATCAACTATCAATCGAGTTTCATCCACAAGGAGGCTGATGATGCCCTTGACAAGGTTATCAATTTCTAA
- a CDS encoding helix-turn-helix domain-containing protein has translation METMTKNNHIGRKISRIRELRGMKQETLAEELGISQQAVSNIENSEKVDDVKLEQVAKALGVTKEGIENFSEEAVFNIINNTYNNTSSDNSTIIASSLNYQPTFNTIEKVVELYERLLQAEKDKVAYLEKLIK, from the coding sequence ATGGAGACAATGACCAAGAACAATCATATAGGCAGAAAGATCAGTAGGATCAGGGAACTTCGTGGAATGAAGCAGGAGACCCTGGCCGAAGAATTGGGCATTAGCCAACAGGCCGTTTCCAATATTGAGAACAGTGAGAAGGTAGATGATGTCAAGTTGGAGCAGGTTGCAAAGGCACTGGGTGTTACCAAGGAAGGAATTGAGAATTTTTCTGAAGAAGCGGTTTTCAATATCATCAACAACACCTACAATAATACAAGTAGTGATAATTCCACCATTATTGCCAGTTCCCTTAATTATCAGCCAACATTCAACACAATTGAAAAAGTAGTTGAGCTTTACGAGCGTTTGTTGCAAGCTGAAAAGGACAAAGTTGCTTATTTGGAAAAGCTGATTAAATAA
- a CDS encoding DEAD/DEAH box helicase family protein: MALEEAVQWMYANDEELEPQYDTTLHNLLVQNAFKEQFNHKLYGELFIIKKAGNLATHGKAVSDIDSHKAIEALFYFTKWFVKSYSQNGVPHIGIFDFHLLPKEGSDVLSKKQTRELEQELEEKLTVNKEELSRKEKERQELIQSNALYKRQIEALQSQIEANKVIANQQDEVQHPRNEIETRRYLIDVSLREAGWNLDGVNDKEYLVQYMPESTNKTKTGKVDYVLWDDDGLPLALVEAKSTLVSATKGENQAQLYADSLEKMFGRRPVMYYTNGYETYLWDDGFYKQSRRVFGFYTKAELQTVMFRRTHRKDIRTAPIDTNIVERFYQIRSIKSIAEHFAGNDKRGGGLIGTNRGALLVLATGTGKTRTSIAFSKLLLECNWAKRILFLADRISLVEQAKRNFVKFLPQHASVNLLEEKDNPDARIAFCTYNTMMGLIDNSKEKETRFYGVGHFDLVIIDEAHRSIYKKYQAIFEYFDALFLGLTATPFDRIDKNTYSVFGLPDKMPTDAYTFEEAVSNKHLVPYKSIELPTKFLREGIRYDELSDQEKEEFEREILDGEEATGNEWVSSTELNQWLFNKPTTIKTLRYILENGIKKRGGEELGKTIFFAKNRKHAQFLKDTFLELDKELFGNEYVKVITHSEPKAKEFINRFCDEEMDRLPQIAISVDMMDTGIDAPSCVNLVFYKPVKSYAKFWQMIGRGSRLRPNLFGVGKDKTHFLIFDLCQNFEFFKQNPEGVDASPQKSLSEIVFGLRLQLAEYLKSPQFKDEVELTAYRMEILDGLYKDISNLNPDRFDVKMKLEVVNEFGNNNREIWSHLNKQEVSKIESELAPLVKPRKGDSDLSRFYDKLLYSLIIKRLETPNVEEFTNGFIVPISKVTTTSRKLLKKTTIPAVKEKESLIKLPLEEGFWKTEGIVHLEKLRKGIRELVKYIDPEDQRYVTTDFEDVILEDKIVVSDMVSEPAITMTSPFQNNVYRLEQLIRENENHITIQRIRKGKVITIKELSALEDLLFSNGIKKDSLEKELGGKLNLVSFIVGLIGLSKEKVDSAFAQFVNDYKLNSVQIEFLETIKKFLTSNGKLEPSKLYDSPFKNYHSLGIEGVFNEQQADTIFKIVKDFNQAN, encoded by the coding sequence ATGGCATTGGAAGAAGCTGTTCAATGGATGTATGCCAACGATGAGGAACTTGAGCCTCAATACGATACTACGCTTCATAACCTTCTTGTTCAAAATGCATTTAAGGAGCAATTTAACCACAAACTGTATGGAGAGTTATTTATAATTAAAAAAGCTGGGAATTTGGCTACTCACGGAAAAGCTGTGAGTGATATTGATTCACACAAAGCAATTGAGGCTCTATTTTATTTTACTAAGTGGTTTGTTAAGTCATATAGTCAAAATGGGGTTCCGCATATTGGTATTTTTGATTTTCATTTGTTACCAAAGGAAGGCAGTGATGTTCTGTCTAAAAAGCAGACAAGAGAATTAGAGCAGGAACTTGAAGAGAAATTAACGGTCAATAAGGAGGAACTAAGTCGTAAAGAAAAAGAAAGACAAGAACTCATACAGAGCAATGCGCTTTACAAAAGGCAAATTGAGGCATTACAGTCGCAAATTGAGGCCAATAAGGTAATAGCTAACCAGCAAGATGAGGTTCAACACCCAAGAAATGAAATAGAGACTCGAAGATACCTTATTGACGTCTCGCTTAGAGAAGCCGGTTGGAATTTAGATGGCGTAAATGATAAGGAGTATTTGGTTCAGTATATGCCAGAAAGTACGAATAAAACGAAAACTGGTAAAGTGGACTACGTACTCTGGGATGATGATGGTCTCCCACTCGCTCTTGTGGAAGCAAAGAGCACCCTAGTAAGTGCTACAAAAGGAGAGAATCAAGCCCAACTCTATGCAGATTCCTTAGAAAAGATGTTTGGACGTAGACCGGTTATGTATTACACCAATGGGTATGAAACATATTTGTGGGATGATGGGTTTTATAAACAATCGAGAAGGGTATTTGGTTTTTATACAAAAGCTGAACTACAAACAGTCATGTTCAGAAGAACCCACCGAAAAGATATTCGTACTGCACCAATCGATACTAACATTGTGGAACGGTTTTATCAGATACGGTCTATAAAAAGCATAGCGGAACATTTTGCCGGCAATGATAAAAGAGGAGGTGGGCTTATTGGAACAAATCGCGGTGCCTTATTAGTGTTGGCAACAGGGACAGGAAAGACGCGTACTTCAATTGCTTTTTCAAAATTGCTACTGGAGTGCAACTGGGCAAAGCGTATATTATTTTTAGCGGATAGAATAAGTTTGGTTGAACAGGCCAAGAGAAATTTTGTAAAATTCTTGCCACAACACGCCAGTGTAAATCTTTTGGAGGAAAAAGATAACCCTGATGCTAGAATAGCGTTTTGTACCTATAACACTATGATGGGGCTAATTGATAATTCAAAGGAAAAAGAGACTCGATTCTATGGAGTAGGTCATTTTGATTTGGTTATTATTGACGAGGCACATAGATCTATTTATAAGAAATATCAGGCCATTTTTGAGTATTTTGATGCACTCTTTCTTGGGTTGACGGCCACGCCTTTTGATCGAATTGATAAAAATACATATTCCGTATTTGGTTTGCCGGATAAAATGCCAACTGATGCCTATACTTTCGAAGAAGCTGTATCCAATAAACATTTGGTGCCGTACAAATCAATAGAGTTGCCTACTAAGTTTTTACGTGAAGGTATTCGTTATGACGAGTTGTCAGATCAGGAAAAGGAAGAATTTGAACGGGAAATACTTGATGGAGAAGAAGCAACAGGCAACGAATGGGTTTCTTCAACTGAACTGAACCAATGGCTTTTTAACAAACCAACGACGATTAAAACGTTGCGTTATATTTTGGAAAATGGAATTAAAAAACGTGGCGGGGAAGAATTGGGAAAGACAATATTTTTTGCAAAAAACAGAAAACACGCCCAATTTTTAAAAGACACTTTTTTAGAATTAGACAAAGAGTTATTCGGGAATGAATATGTAAAAGTTATTACGCACAGTGAGCCAAAAGCAAAGGAGTTTATTAATCGATTTTGTGATGAGGAAATGGACCGGTTGCCACAGATAGCTATATCTGTAGATATGATGGATACCGGAATTGATGCTCCCAGTTGTGTAAACTTGGTGTTTTATAAACCCGTTAAATCATATGCCAAATTTTGGCAGATGATTGGCAGGGGGTCCAGATTAAGACCAAATCTATTTGGAGTTGGAAAGGATAAGACTCACTTTTTAATATTCGATTTATGCCAAAATTTTGAATTTTTCAAGCAAAATCCTGAAGGAGTCGATGCGAGTCCCCAAAAGAGTTTGTCTGAAATTGTTTTTGGTTTACGGTTACAATTAGCAGAATATTTAAAGAGTCCTCAATTTAAGGATGAGGTAGAGTTGACAGCATATAGGATGGAAATATTAGATGGGTTGTATAAGGATATTTCAAATTTAAATCCTGATCGATTCGATGTGAAAATGAAACTGGAAGTTGTAAATGAGTTTGGCAATAACAACCGTGAAATATGGAGCCACCTTAACAAACAAGAAGTCAGTAAAATTGAAAGTGAATTGGCTCCATTGGTGAAGCCCAGAAAAGGAGATTCAGACTTATCAAGATTTTATGATAAATTGCTTTATTCACTTATCATTAAGAGACTTGAAACTCCAAATGTTGAAGAATTTACCAATGGCTTTATAGTCCCCATTTCAAAAGTTACTACCACTTCTAGAAAGTTGTTGAAGAAAACAACCATTCCTGCGGTTAAAGAAAAAGAGTCACTGATTAAATTACCATTGGAAGAAGGGTTCTGGAAAACTGAAGGTATAGTTCATTTAGAAAAACTTAGGAAAGGAATTAGGGAATTAGTAAAATATATTGATCCTGAAGACCAACGCTATGTGACCACAGATTTTGAAGATGTCATCTTGGAGGACAAAATTGTCGTTAGTGATATGGTCAGTGAGCCAGCTATTACTATGACATCGCCTTTTCAAAATAATGTCTATAGATTGGAACAACTCATTAGGGAAAATGAAAACCATATAACAATCCAAAGAATTAGAAAGGGAAAAGTCATAACTATTAAAGAACTTTCAGCTCTGGAAGATTTGCTTTTCAGTAATGGAATTAAAAAGGATTCTTTGGAGAAAGAATTGGGTGGCAAACTAAACCTGGTTTCATTTATAGTTGGTTTAATTGGCTTAAGTAAAGAGAAAGTAGATTCTGCTTTCGCCCAATTTGTTAATGATTACAAACTTAATTCTGTTCAAATAGAGTTTTTGGAAACTATAAAGAAATTCTTAACATCCAATGGTAAATTAGAACCAAGTAAGCTTTACGACTCTCCATTTAAAAATTATCATAGTTTAGGTATTGAGGGTGTGTTTAATGAGCAACAGGCAGATACTATATTTAAAATTGTAAAAGACTTCAATCAAGCAAATTAA
- a CDS encoding nucleotidyl transferase AbiEii/AbiGii toxin family protein encodes MRQWKEDIDLFLKMTNKHGVRMLMVGGGAVNFHGHQRHSADVDFWIDPEEDNFKRLVKVFNEMGYEIEDFPKEVKDGQQNISIKFSPADLNLELITNFSVNKSFDQAYEEAEEASLDDQPQLKWKVLNLDDLITSKIKAGRPKDLADVQQLKRINNKD; translated from the coding sequence ATGAGGCAGTGGAAGGAAGATATTGACCTTTTCTTGAAAATGACCAACAAACATGGGGTTCGTATGCTGATGGTAGGTGGGGGTGCCGTCAATTTTCACGGGCATCAAAGACACTCTGCCGATGTTGATTTCTGGATAGACCCCGAAGAGGACAATTTTAAAAGGTTGGTAAAAGTGTTCAATGAAATGGGATATGAGATCGAGGATTTCCCAAAAGAAGTGAAGGACGGACAGCAAAACATTTCCATTAAATTCTCCCCTGCCGATCTCAACCTAGAGTTGATAACCAATTTTTCAGTGAACAAAAGTTTCGACCAAGCCTATGAAGAGGCGGAAGAAGCTTCATTGGATGACCAACCCCAACTTAAATGGAAAGTGTTGAATCTTGATGACTTGATTACAAGTAAGATCAAAGCGGGAAGGCCCAAGGATTTGGCAGATGTCCAACAATTGAAGAGGATCAACAATAAAGACTAG
- a CDS encoding HEPN domain-containing protein, which yields MTHGTNIPKHFEKVEELSELLDSILNIITIDRAFLSRKQNEGKTEYYFLTLFVDVNNDPLPNEIRSLITKKGKKHPDFRIRVYTENQSETGLERGSLYFLEHCCLGKTVFAHPEGENIMDYSTMAYNTLMKRASRYHKSELAKVNAFANTADILIKEGDYAIATFNMHQVFELSFRFIEQMCIGRSMVTHSIISHINYCKQFFPTLQPFLETSELKSNELLLLLEHAYSVARYGNEFEITKIQTKIIQSKMNDFIQEVESIFQKHLDQCKNQIEGIEKNKAFLQETKSVENNDESSLFGQLKELEKMHFHALKPYIPEKGLYSVELITKGYQETSFMISDLIKVCITALENENFSTRSVPQPHFNISEVLGYILDLIPYDEMEFLDKVRKLLSEQKTAATK from the coding sequence ATGACACATGGCACAAACATACCAAAACACTTTGAAAAAGTGGAAGAGCTGTCCGAATTGCTCGACAGCATCCTGAACATTATTACTATTGACAGGGCCTTTCTATCCCGTAAACAAAATGAAGGCAAAACCGAATATTATTTCCTTACCCTTTTTGTGGATGTCAACAATGACCCCTTGCCCAATGAGATCCGTTCCCTAATAACAAAAAAGGGAAAGAAGCATCCCGATTTCAGGATTAGGGTCTATACAGAGAACCAATCCGAAACAGGCCTTGAAAGGGGTTCGCTCTATTTCTTGGAACATTGTTGTCTTGGGAAAACTGTATTCGCTCATCCAGAAGGGGAGAATATCATGGATTATTCCACTATGGCCTACAACACTCTCATGAAAAGGGCTTCTCGCTATCACAAATCTGAATTGGCAAAAGTAAATGCCTTTGCCAATACTGCGGACATCTTGATCAAGGAAGGGGACTATGCCATTGCCACCTTCAACATGCACCAGGTCTTTGAGCTTTCATTCAGGTTCATCGAACAGATGTGCATAGGAAGAAGTATGGTGACACACAGTATCATCAGCCATATCAACTATTGCAAACAGTTCTTTCCCACCCTGCAACCTTTTTTGGAAACTTCGGAGTTGAAGAGCAATGAACTGTTGCTCCTATTGGAACATGCTTATAGTGTCGCCCGGTATGGCAATGAGTTTGAAATCACAAAAATACAGACCAAGATCATCCAATCCAAGATGAACGATTTCATCCAAGAAGTGGAGTCCATTTTTCAAAAGCATCTTGATCAGTGCAAAAACCAAATCGAGGGAATTGAAAAGAATAAAGCATTCCTACAAGAAACCAAGAGTGTTGAAAACAATGATGAATCATCCCTATTTGGACAATTGAAAGAACTGGAGAAAATGCATTTCCATGCCTTGAAACCCTATATCCCCGAAAAGGGACTCTATAGCGTAGAACTCATTACCAAAGGATACCAAGAAACCTCTTTTATGATCTCTGACTTGATCAAGGTCTGTATCACAGCTTTGGAAAACGAAAATTTCTCGACACGTTCCGTTCCCCAGCCCCATTTCAATATAAGCGAGGTTCTCGGATATATACTTGATCTGATACCCTATGATGAAATGGAATTCTTGGACAAGGTGAGAAAGCTCCTGTCAGAACAAAAGACAGCCGCAACCAAATAA